In the genome of Arachis hypogaea cultivar Tifrunner chromosome 9, arahy.Tifrunner.gnm2.J5K5, whole genome shotgun sequence, the window GTGCTGGTGGCGGTGTGAGTTAAGCGTGGAAGTACCGAACTTGTAAAAGCAGAGCATGCAATTGTTGCTGGGTATTCAACAACTCATGGCTTCTCACACTCTCATATCCTCTTCTTCTCTTCGCATCACAAATTCAATGCCCATCAAGTGTGTTCCCTCCTCCTTCACTCCCACTAAAGCCTTCTcctttctctcactctctctttcCACAACTACAACAACAATCCCTACTAAATCATTCCAAGGTTTTTCACTACTCAATTATTCTTCTTTTGTTTCAAGATGCaatcttattctttttcttattcGTTTTATATTTTTGTGGCTCAGGTTTTTCTGTTCTATTTCATGTGTTGAATTTTTAGTTGCTACTGTTAGATTGTATGAGTATGTTATTGTTATTCCTGTTATTTTTGTGTTGCCCATAAATTGATATGTTTCCCTTTTAATTCGTCTAGTTTAAGCATGTCAAGTTATTGGGGTGTTAGCGGGGTTAAATGAAGAGAAGGTTACAAATTATTAGAATTCAGTAAGATAAAGAGATATAGAATAATTTAGTAAGGGAAGGAAAAGGGGAATTTTTCGTGAATTTTGGAATCATCTTTAGTGCATCAACCTAGCTtcggtttatttatttttaattattttatccatTTTAATCAAATTGGTAGGGTCATGATCATTTAATTGTTTTTTTGCTATGCTTAAGAAATTTTCCTGGGCAGTTTGAGATTATGAGAAACCTGTTGAGGATTTGATTGCAGATTTTAATGGTTATTGCCTTCGTTTATTGTCAGTGAGGTCAGTTGCTGCTCCAACAGAATCTGTAGCAGGGTTTGATGACATGGTTTCTGGCACTCAGAGGAAGTATTACATGCTAGGCGGGAAAGGGGGAGTCGGGAAGACAAGCTGCGCCGCTTCGCTTGCTGTAAAATTCGCCAATAATGGACACCCCACACTCGTGGTTTCCACTGATCCAGCACATTCTTTGAGTGATTCTTTTGCTCAGGTTAATTTAGTGCCTCTGGTGTTGATGGTTCCTATATGCTAGATGCTTCAAGATTTAATGTCGTTTGTGCTTGTTCTAACATAATGTTTATAAATTTACTGTAGGATCTGACTGGGGGACAATTGGTGCCGGTGGAAGGACCTGATTATCCACTTTTTGCTCTTGAAGTAAGCCGAAAATGATGTTGAATAAATTAGCTGGCATTTGTTATCTAGATTACTTGATGATAGGATTGGTATTTTTCGTGAAAAAATGTGTTTGTCACTCCATGTTATGTATTTGCTTAAGTTTTTAGTTCCTTACTTCCTTTATAGATAAACCCAGAGAAGGCTAGGGAAGAGTTTCGCAATGCAACCAAGAAAAATGGGGGAACTGGAGTCAAAGACTTTATGGATGGCATGGGTCTTGGAATGATTGTAGAGCAGGTAAAAGCTTTATCAGGATTGTACCAGCATTGTTACTTATAAATATTTCTTGTGTGTGAATAGTTTATGCAATCATCATGTGAATTTTCACAGGTTGATGAGTTTCCTAAAAGCGAAAGAGCTCTACTAGATTTATAGTTCAATACTTCAATATGTGATCAACCTACAATAATTTTGACTAATGCATATCATAGAGGGAGGAAACTGTTTGTTTACAGATATAGAGGGCTAAGATCAGTTAAATGTTAAAATCATTATAGATGTTAAGACCATAATGACTTCGTTACAGTGAGTATTTAACTAATCCCACTGCTAGTATATAAATATGCATTAAGCTCAATATGCTCATGTCATCCTACATCAAATACAAGTTTGTTTTCCACTTCATCATCTTATGTTATAATTTAGAAATCGCATACTTGATTGCACATTTGTAgctgtttaaattttaattagctTGTTATGCAATATCAATGTTACTATAACTTGGAAATACTGGTAGTTAATTCATTCTGCTTCATTAGAAGCCTGCTTCTCTAATACTATTTGTTACATCTTTTGTTACGAAAGTTAGGAGAGCTAAAACTCGGAGAATTGTTGGATACACCACCTCCTGGATTGGATGAAGCCATTGCAATTTCCAAGGCATGAATTTTTATGTGCTTTGGTTACTTATTTGTTATTTCATTGCTAATTAATTAGTAATGCAATCAGCCTTCATTTGTGGAACTCCCAAGTCCTAACAACTAAAAATATTGCCAGGTTATGCAATTTCTTGAATCACAGGAATATAGTATGTTTACTCGAATAGTATTTGATACGGCACCCACGGTGAGCCGAAAGCTAATATATTATTAATGTCTCTTTTGTCTTTGGACATTATCTGATagatttatgcattttttttcctGATCAGGGTCATACATTACGGCTCCTTTCCTTGCCCGATTTCTTGGATGCATCCATTGGGAAGATACTAAAGGTAACAGGGGGAACCTACAGTTATATACATTTCTCAGTGATAATTATAGTCATTGACACCAATTATTCTGCTGCAGCTACGGCAAAAGATAGCTTCTGCTACCTCAGCAATTAAATCGGTGTTTGGTCAAGAGGAAACTCAACAAGCCGCCGTAAGATGACATTTTCGTACTTTTTTGCATTTTCTGTCATCTTAATTTTCTTACCACTTGTTTTATATTTAATGGTTCAGGCTGATAAATTGGAGAAACTTAGGGAGAGGATGATAAAAGTGCGTGAACTCTTTCGTGACACTGATGCAACAGAATTTGTTATTGTCACAATCCCCACGGTATGGACACGGAATGCATTCCACAGCTAATATTTGAATCATGCATAAAATGGAAGTGGAATTGATTGTATTGTGAAGTGTGAAGATCTAAATTTCCCAAAAAATTCTACTACTAATTAAAACTGTCTAAGTAACTTTATATTTTGTCTCTACTCCCTAAGGTGATGGCAGTTAGTGAATCGTCTAGACTGAGTGCCTCCTTGAAGAAGGAAAATGTTCCCGTTAAGAGACTTATCGTCAATCAGATTCTGCCGCCCTCAGCATCTGATTGCAAGTTTTGTGCCATGAAAAGAAAGGTGAGTTAACTGTTTGCTCCTTTATTCTTGAATTGGTTCAGTTGTCATCAGAATGAACTACAATGTAGTTTATAATTAATATGGCTGTTGTCACATCCGAAACAACTGATAGCAAAGTGTCTGAAGAAAAAACTTGCGAGAGAAAAAACTTTTGTATTTGCTGTTCTTTCAATTTTAAGGGTGAAAACTTAA includes:
- the LOC112712646 gene encoding ATPase GET3B, coding for MQLLLGIQQLMASHTLISSSSLRITNSMPIKCVPSSFTPTKAFSFLSLSLSTTTTTIPTKSFQVRSVAAPTESVAGFDDMVSGTQRKYYMLGGKGGVGKTSCAASLAVKFANNGHPTLVVSTDPAHSLSDSFAQDLTGGQLVPVEGPDYPLFALEINPEKAREEFRNATKKNGGTGVKDFMDGMGLGMIVEQLGELKLGELLDTPPPGLDEAIAISKVMQFLESQEYSMFTRIVFDTAPTGHTLRLLSLPDFLDASIGKILKLRQKIASATSAIKSVFGQEETQQAAADKLEKLRERMIKVRELFRDTDATEFVIVTIPTVMAVSESSRLSASLKKENVPVKRLIVNQILPPSASDCKFCAMKRKDQMRALDMIQNDPELASLTMIQAPLVDVEIRGVPALKFLGDIIWK